In Streptomyces sp. SN-593, a single genomic region encodes these proteins:
- a CDS encoding bacterial proteasome activator family protein: MEMPNNERSPENAQNPQVLVVGPDGMALGGALGEGEEPREIPVTEMVEQPAKVMRIGSMIKQLLEEVRAAPLDEASRVRLKEIHASSVKELEAGLAPELVEELERLSLPFTNESVPSEAELRIAQAQLVGWLEGLFHGIQTALFAQQMAARAQLEQMRRALPPGAAGHDEEPQGPAGRSGGPYL, encoded by the coding sequence ATGGAGATGCCGAACAACGAACGGTCGCCGGAGAACGCGCAGAACCCGCAGGTCCTGGTCGTGGGGCCGGACGGGATGGCGCTCGGCGGCGCGCTGGGCGAGGGCGAGGAGCCCCGCGAGATCCCGGTGACGGAGATGGTCGAGCAGCCGGCCAAGGTGATGCGGATCGGCAGCATGATCAAGCAGCTCCTGGAGGAAGTGCGGGCGGCTCCTCTCGACGAGGCCAGCCGGGTGCGGCTGAAGGAGATCCACGCCAGCTCCGTCAAGGAACTGGAGGCGGGGCTGGCCCCCGAACTGGTCGAGGAACTGGAGCGGCTGTCGCTGCCGTTCACGAACGAGAGCGTGCCCAGCGAGGCGGAGCTGCGGATCGCGCAGGCCCAGCTCGTGGGCTGGCTGGAAGGGCTCTTCCACGGCATCCAGACCGCGCTGTTCGCCCAGCAGATGGCCGCGCGCGCCCAGTTGGAGCAGATGCGGCGCGCCCTGCCGCCCGGCGCGGCCGGCCACGACGAGGAGCCCCAGGGCCCGGCGGGCCGCTCGGGCGGCCCGTACCTGTAG
- a CDS encoding Stk1 family PASTA domain-containing Ser/Thr kinase, whose translation MSGDATQGGFTGRSVGGGRYVLRDLLGQGGMASVHLAHDTVLDRPVAVKTLHTNLGTEQSFRERFRREAQSVAKLNHTNIVSVFDSGEDTIDGQVVPYIVMEYVEGQPLGDVLAADVARFGAMPADKALKVTGDVLAALAVSHEMGLVHRDIKPGNVMVTKRGVVKVMDFGIARAMQSGVTSMTQTGMVVGTPQYLSPEQALGRGVDERSDLYSVGCMLFELLTGRLPFDADSPLAMAYQHVQETPPVPSSVNQALGPAIDALIARALRKNPAERFPTADVMHDEIDRVLSATQSGAMPVITGNPMGGNRGEGVAQSVFPAQPGQVRTPQPQVRTPYAPTPQPQGYGPTSPPPSAYGYPQQGARTPPPTPAYNLAPAPVPQQHPMNGPGGPGGGIGAPNGGRGGGRSNTPMVVGVVVAVVAIAVIIGVVVAMTGGGDSGGGTTADHTTTPAERTTSSASASASATDDVVQGDQTRTIETDECTDAHNDFINPDKPDVATMPDFHTDYVDSVVACMNAAGWKYTIKHTNEQLWGKGSVTSQSPSADDDYDPKTDGPVTIWVSTGKSSD comes from the coding sequence ATGAGCGGGGACGCCACACAGGGCGGTTTCACGGGGCGCTCGGTCGGCGGCGGACGGTACGTACTGCGCGATCTGCTCGGGCAGGGCGGGATGGCTTCCGTGCACCTGGCCCATGACACGGTGCTGGACCGGCCGGTGGCCGTCAAGACCCTCCACACGAACCTCGGCACCGAGCAGTCGTTCCGCGAGCGCTTCCGCCGCGAGGCCCAGTCCGTCGCCAAACTCAACCACACCAACATCGTCTCGGTCTTCGATTCCGGCGAGGACACGATCGACGGCCAGGTGGTGCCGTACATCGTGATGGAGTACGTCGAGGGACAGCCGCTCGGCGACGTGCTGGCCGCGGACGTCGCCCGGTTCGGCGCGATGCCCGCGGACAAGGCGCTGAAGGTCACCGGCGACGTGCTGGCCGCGCTCGCGGTCAGCCACGAGATGGGCTTGGTGCACCGGGACATCAAGCCGGGCAACGTGATGGTCACCAAGCGCGGCGTGGTCAAGGTGATGGACTTCGGCATCGCGCGCGCCATGCAGTCCGGCGTGACCTCGATGACGCAGACCGGCATGGTGGTCGGCACCCCGCAGTACCTCTCGCCCGAGCAGGCGCTCGGGCGCGGCGTGGACGAGCGCTCCGACCTGTACTCGGTCGGCTGCATGCTCTTCGAACTCCTCACCGGACGGCTGCCGTTCGACGCGGACTCGCCGCTGGCCATGGCCTACCAGCACGTCCAGGAGACCCCGCCGGTCCCCTCCTCGGTGAACCAGGCGCTGGGCCCGGCCATCGACGCGCTGATCGCGCGCGCCCTGCGCAAGAACCCGGCCGAGCGCTTCCCGACCGCCGACGTGATGCACGACGAGATCGACCGGGTGCTGTCCGCCACGCAGAGCGGCGCCATGCCGGTGATCACCGGCAACCCGATGGGCGGCAACCGCGGCGAGGGCGTCGCCCAGTCGGTCTTCCCGGCCCAGCCCGGGCAGGTGCGGACCCCGCAGCCGCAGGTCCGAACGCCCTACGCGCCGACCCCGCAGCCGCAGGGATACGGTCCGACCTCGCCGCCCCCGTCGGCGTACGGCTACCCGCAGCAGGGCGCGCGGACCCCGCCGCCCACCCCCGCGTACAACCTCGCCCCCGCCCCGGTGCCGCAGCAGCACCCCATGAACGGCCCCGGCGGCCCCGGCGGCGGCATCGGCGCGCCGAACGGCGGCCGCGGCGGCGGCAGGTCGAACACCCCGATGGTGGTGGGCGTGGTGGTGGCCGTGGTCGCCATCGCGGTGATCATCGGCGTGGTCGTCGCCATGACCGGCGGCGGCGACAGTGGCGGCGGCACCACCGCGGACCACACGACCACCCCGGCCGAGCGGACCACCTCCTCGGCGAGCGCCAGCGCCTCCGCGACGGACGACGTGGTCCAGGGCGACCAGACCCGCACCATCGAGACCGACGAGTGCACCGACGCCCACAACGACTTCATCAACCCCGACAAGCCGGACGTCGCCACGATGCCGGACTTCCACACCGACTACGTCGACTCGGTGGTCGCCTGCATGAACGCCGCGGGCTGGAAGTACACCATCAAGCACACCAACGAGCAGTTGTGGGGCAAGGGCTCGGTGACGAGCCAGTCGCCGTCCGCCGACGACGACTACGACCCGAAGACCGACGGGCCGGTCACCATCTGGGTGTCGACGGGCAAGAGCTCGGACTGA
- a CDS encoding protein kinase domain-containing protein — MDGRRGLMVDPNETAAGIGASEAAGPWGPGAVIGDGRYRLTGRLGRGGMAEVFAAEDVRLGRTVAVKLLRSDLAEDQVARARFTREAQSVAGLNHHAVVAVYDSGEDVTRTGTVPYIVMELVEGHTIKELLTGPTPPPVDQALLIVSGVLDALAYSHQHGIVHRDIKPANVIITSTGAVKVMDFGIARALHGAASTMTQTGMVMGTPQYLSPEQALGKTVDHRSDLYATGCLLYELLTLRPPFVGETPLSVVYQHVQDEPQLPSQMSDRVPPELDGLVLRSLAKQPEDRFQNAEEMRALVGYAHHTLVQQGGWTGGMWNTGAVTAVTPRPTGTAPTVVAQSGGQAQSGNTAEIGPLLGGISGVGGADDVHGYGERPPSGGSPWAKPVLFVIAAVLAIALGVFLATRGGGDDGGSTTDHTTPPSSAQPSDLPTDDDTGLPSDDSSGQVSEEPTESGESSDSPSDEPSSTPSTTDTTTTTTPPVHTTKPSTPTTAPTKLPTTPPTGGSSSGDTSGTGTSSGTTGTSSGDSAGADDGGDPSGTT; from the coding sequence ATGGACGGACGACGAGGACTGATGGTCGACCCGAACGAGACGGCCGCCGGCATCGGAGCGTCGGAGGCAGCTGGTCCCTGGGGCCCCGGAGCCGTGATCGGCGACGGCCGCTACCGGCTGACCGGACGACTGGGCCGCGGCGGCATGGCCGAGGTCTTCGCGGCGGAGGACGTCCGCCTCGGCCGGACCGTCGCCGTCAAGCTGCTGCGCAGCGACCTCGCCGAGGACCAGGTGGCCCGGGCCCGCTTCACCCGCGAGGCCCAGTCGGTGGCCGGCCTCAACCACCACGCGGTGGTCGCGGTCTACGACAGCGGCGAGGACGTCACCCGCACGGGAACCGTCCCCTACATCGTGATGGAGCTGGTCGAGGGCCACACCATCAAGGAACTGCTGACCGGGCCCACCCCGCCGCCGGTCGACCAGGCGCTGCTGATCGTCTCCGGCGTGCTGGACGCGCTGGCCTACAGCCACCAGCACGGCATCGTGCACCGCGACATCAAGCCCGCGAACGTCATCATCACCAGCACGGGCGCGGTCAAGGTGATGGACTTCGGCATCGCCCGCGCGCTGCACGGCGCGGCCAGCACCATGACGCAGACCGGCATGGTGATGGGCACCCCGCAGTACCTCTCCCCGGAGCAGGCGCTCGGCAAGACCGTCGACCACCGCAGCGACCTGTACGCCACCGGGTGCCTGCTGTACGAACTGCTCACGCTGCGGCCGCCCTTCGTCGGCGAGACCCCGCTGTCCGTGGTCTACCAGCACGTGCAGGACGAGCCGCAGCTCCCGTCGCAGATGAGCGACCGGGTGCCGCCGGAGCTCGACGGCCTGGTGCTGCGCTCGCTCGCCAAGCAGCCCGAGGACCGGTTCCAGAACGCCGAGGAGATGCGCGCGCTGGTCGGGTACGCCCACCACACGCTCGTGCAGCAGGGCGGCTGGACCGGCGGCATGTGGAACACCGGCGCGGTCACCGCGGTCACGCCGCGCCCGACGGGCACCGCGCCCACCGTGGTCGCCCAGAGCGGCGGGCAGGCGCAGAGCGGCAACACCGCCGAGATCGGTCCGCTGCTCGGCGGGATCTCCGGGGTCGGCGGCGCCGACGACGTGCACGGCTACGGCGAGCGGCCGCCGTCGGGCGGGAGCCCCTGGGCCAAGCCGGTGCTCTTCGTGATCGCCGCGGTGCTGGCCATCGCGCTCGGCGTCTTCCTCGCGACCAGGGGCGGAGGCGACGACGGCGGCTCCACCACCGACCACACCACGCCGCCGAGCAGCGCGCAGCCCTCCGACCTGCCGACGGACGACGACACGGGCCTGCCGTCCGACGACTCCTCCGGCCAGGTGTCCGAGGAGCCGACCGAGTCCGGCGAGTCCAGCGACTCCCCGAGCGACGAGCCCTCGTCCACGCCCTCGACCACCGACACCACGACCACCACCACGCCGCCCGTCCACACCACCAAGCCGAGCACCCCGACCACGGCCCCCACCAAGCTGCCCACCACCCCGCCCACGGGCGGCAGCTCCAGCGGTGACACCAGCGGCACCGGGACGAGCAGCGGCACCACCGGGACCAGCAGCGGTGACTCCGCCGGCGCGGACGACGGCGGGGACCCGTCCGGCACCACCTGA